Proteins found in one Mucilaginibacter gracilis genomic segment:
- a CDS encoding SusC/RagA family TonB-linked outer membrane protein → MLPKLRSILKIKSIVLTAAASCFINLALATGLAHSQGLEKRITIDVQNKPLKQTLDQIAASAQMVIIYSNTKGIIEKPVTIHEKDQPVSRILNELLLPLSLTYEVIDDRIVIKFDNASSRPPSREKPPFPVKGKVTDANGLPLPGATVKIKNGPAVATTNSNGDFQITNVADSTILQVSFVGYVTKEIVVRKAEFLTIVLEIGSAQLNEVVVSTGYQTLPKERATGSFVQINNELLNRRVGTDIISRLEGVVPGLLFNRNTINGTAGAVDISIRGTNTLYANAQPLIVIDGFPYDGDFNNINPNDVESVTVLKDAAAASIWGVRSGNGVIVITTKKGKRNEKLNVEMNANVTIGNKPNLYYSPNFLPANDVINLEQTLFNKGYFDSNLSSGYSPVSPVVQILANQRAGTISAADATSQINALRNTDVRDQLNQYFYQKTINQQYALNLRGGNSNSDYVFSLGDDQDRSYFKGNQNGRITLNSLYNFYPLKDLQISAGFNYTQVAATTNNPIYNNGGRLTFNNDNIYPYAKLVDVSGNALAIPKDYSLSFTSNADGKLLDWAYRPLDELNNEDNTSKMVDNRISLGMQYGFLKDFRINLKYQYEHAVTNQLRNFSSDTYYARNLINQYTQIGSGGSLTYPIPVGGILQQTNAYLTSQRGRAQLYYNHSWNQKHELSAIAGAEISEAINESNSNTSYGYDKNTGTSYGTIDYSDSFNITPYGYGQRIPNSLGFGKTTDHYISYFSNASYTYNNRYILSLSGRIDKSNLFGVNTNQKSVPLYSSGLAWDLSKEDFYHLSWLPYAKLRATYGYTGNINKSATAVTTIRQFSNSYYSGNPYAIVINPGNPELRWEKTRMINFGLDYAFKNSIIAGSVEYYIKKGTDIFGDSPLAPSTGLTTFFGNTADIKGNGVDIVINTKNINGTNFRWTTNFLLSHVVDIVTKYDVTLASSSYIQLSNASSVYPLTGKSLYGLYSYKWAGLTHNTGDPQGYVNGQVSTDYAKILSGTSIDDMVYNGSSRPTTFGSFRNTFSYKDISLSFNIIYKLNYFFRRSSYTSSALPYNGNTDFYKRWQNPGDESSTNVPALMYPPYNTNRDQFYQNSSVLIDKGDHIRLQDITLSYDLTKQQWKKSPFTKFQLYTYLNNVGILWRANHDHLDPDLSTNSTFGSYPLPRMLSFGIKANF, encoded by the coding sequence ATGCTCCCAAAATTACGCTCTATATTAAAAATTAAATCCATTGTATTAACCGCTGCGGCCAGTTGCTTTATAAACCTTGCCCTGGCTACTGGATTAGCACATTCACAAGGATTAGAGAAGCGGATTACTATTGATGTACAAAATAAGCCGCTTAAACAAACACTTGACCAGATCGCTGCAAGTGCGCAGATGGTTATTATTTATAGCAATACTAAAGGCATCATAGAAAAGCCGGTAACCATTCATGAAAAAGATCAGCCGGTTAGTAGAATTTTGAATGAATTGCTATTGCCTCTTTCGCTCACCTATGAGGTAATAGATGACCGCATTGTAATTAAGTTCGACAATGCAAGTTCCCGGCCTCCCTCGCGGGAAAAACCGCCGTTCCCGGTAAAAGGGAAAGTAACCGATGCTAACGGACTGCCGTTGCCTGGAGCAACAGTTAAAATCAAGAATGGCCCGGCTGTAGCGACGACTAATAGTAATGGTGATTTTCAAATCACGAATGTTGCTGACAGCACAATTTTACAAGTATCGTTTGTTGGGTACGTGACGAAAGAAATTGTTGTAAGGAAAGCAGAATTTCTAACCATTGTACTTGAAATTGGTAGCGCTCAACTTAATGAGGTTGTTGTTTCAACAGGCTATCAGACACTGCCTAAGGAAAGAGCTACTGGTTCTTTTGTACAGATTAATAATGAATTATTAAATCGGAGGGTCGGAACGGATATAATAAGCCGTTTGGAGGGTGTTGTACCCGGTTTGCTATTTAATAGAAATACAATTAACGGCACGGCTGGCGCAGTTGACATCAGTATCCGTGGTACAAATACTTTATATGCCAATGCCCAACCTTTGATCGTCATCGATGGATTTCCTTATGACGGGGACTTTAACAATATAAATCCGAATGATGTCGAAAGTGTCACGGTATTAAAGGATGCCGCAGCAGCCAGTATCTGGGGGGTAAGATCAGGGAATGGCGTAATCGTTATTACGACTAAAAAAGGAAAGCGCAACGAAAAGCTAAATGTAGAAATGAATGCCAATGTGACCATAGGTAATAAACCCAATCTGTATTATAGCCCCAATTTCCTGCCCGCTAATGACGTGATTAATCTCGAACAAACTTTATTCAATAAAGGCTATTTCGATAGTAATTTAAGCTCAGGCTACTCTCCGGTATCTCCCGTTGTGCAAATCCTTGCCAACCAGCGTGCAGGAACAATCAGCGCGGCTGATGCAACTTCCCAAATTAATGCTTTACGAAACACAGATGTTCGCGATCAACTCAACCAATATTTTTATCAAAAGACGATCAATCAACAATATGCGCTTAATCTCAGAGGTGGTAACAGCAATAGTGATTATGTTTTTTCCTTGGGCGACGATCAGGACAGAAGTTATTTTAAAGGAAATCAAAATGGAAGGATCACTTTAAATTCCCTATATAACTTTTACCCGTTAAAGGACCTTCAAATATCAGCGGGATTTAATTATACTCAGGTTGCAGCAACAACCAATAACCCAATTTATAATAACGGCGGGCGGCTCACATTCAACAATGATAACATTTATCCTTACGCAAAGCTTGTTGATGTGAGTGGTAACGCATTGGCTATACCTAAAGATTATTCTCTAAGCTTTACAAGCAACGCAGACGGCAAACTGCTGGACTGGGCCTACAGACCGCTTGATGAACTGAACAACGAAGATAATACCAGTAAGATGGTAGACAACAGGATAAGTTTGGGGATGCAATATGGTTTTCTAAAGGACTTTCGTATTAACCTGAAATATCAATATGAACACGCAGTGACGAATCAGTTGAGAAATTTTAGTAGTGATACTTATTACGCCAGGAACTTAATTAATCAATATACTCAAATTGGATCTGGTGGCAGTTTAACCTACCCGATACCTGTTGGTGGCATTTTACAACAGACTAATGCTTATCTGACCTCTCAGCGGGGCAGGGCACAATTGTATTATAATCATAGCTGGAACCAAAAACATGAATTGAGTGCCATCGCGGGAGCCGAAATCAGTGAAGCTATTAATGAGAGCAATTCTAATACCTCTTATGGTTATGATAAAAATACTGGAACAAGTTATGGAACTATTGATTATTCGGACTCATTTAATATAACACCTTATGGGTACGGACAGAGAATCCCCAACTCACTTGGGTTCGGTAAAACAACCGATCATTATATATCTTATTTTAGCAATGCATCTTACACCTATAATAATCGGTATATATTATCGCTAAGCGGGCGAATTGACAAGTCAAACCTTTTTGGAGTCAATACCAATCAAAAATCCGTTCCATTATACTCCAGTGGGTTAGCATGGGATCTTAGCAAAGAAGATTTCTATCATCTATCCTGGTTGCCCTATGCCAAATTAAGGGCAACTTACGGTTATACCGGTAACATCAATAAAAGTGCGACAGCTGTAACTACCATAAGGCAATTTAGCAACTCTTACTACTCTGGAAATCCTTACGCAATTGTTATTAATCCTGGAAATCCTGAACTGCGTTGGGAAAAGACACGTATGATCAATTTCGGTTTAGACTATGCGTTTAAAAATAGCATTATAGCAGGCAGTGTAGAATATTATATCAAAAAAGGAACTGATATTTTCGGTGATTCCCCGTTAGCACCTTCAACAGGATTAACAACATTTTTTGGCAACACAGCAGATATCAAAGGAAATGGGGTTGACATTGTAATCAATACCAAAAACATCAATGGCACTAACTTTAGGTGGACAACTAATTTCTTATTGAGCCATGTGGTAGATATCGTGACCAAATACGATGTGACACTTGCGTCTTCCAGTTATATTCAATTGAGTAATGCCAGTAGTGTCTATCCATTGACTGGAAAATCACTTTATGGGCTGTATAGCTACAAATGGGCCGGTTTAACACATAATACAGGTGATCCTCAAGGCTATGTAAATGGGCAGGTAAGTACTGATTATGCTAAAATCCTTTCCGGTACCAGCATTGATGATATGGTTTATAATGGATCTTCACGTCCAACTACTTTCGGTTCTTTTCGTAATACTTTTTCATATAAAGATATATCACTTTCGTTTAATATCATTTATAAGCTGAATTACTTTTTCAGACGTAGCTCTTATACTTCATCTGCTTTGCCTTACAATGGCAATACAGACTTTTATAAAAGATGGCAAAACCCTGGTGATGAATCGAGTACAAATGTGCCTGCATTGATGTACCCGCCATACAATACAAACAGGGATCAATTCTACCAAAATTCATCAGTATTAATTGATAAAGGCGACCACATTCGTTTACAGGACATCACCTTAAGTTATGATTTGACCAAACAGCAGTGGAAAAAATCTCCCTTTACCAAATTCCAACTGTATACTTATCTAAATAATGTCGGCATTCTCTGGCGTGCAAACCATGATCATTTAGACCCTGATCTGAGTACTAACTCGACTTTTGGCTCTTATCCACTTCCACGGATGCTATCTTTTGGCATCAAAGCTAATTTTTAA
- a CDS encoding FecR family protein: MITYRQTLMSFGCSFRITSESQFAVFTLRVIAANKWPIKIIYLFNSPIFSYVLFCCGVTQQMKDQIYIKSLFKKYLDVECTRDEINELFKLISKKENEELFNSLIGDELSKDTLKPLKAEQEDKIIIKVKSVILSEIRAQMPQKSNPSKFSYKIANAWLKIAALWLVIGSATLFLFYRHFRDSYDAQIKNPSKQLVTQNGQRKLIKLFDGTKIWLCPSSTLNYEDQLVNSYRVVSLDGEAFFEVAKDKKHPFIIHSGRMQTQVVGTSFNIKSDSKLNTYSVTVVTGIVKVAVMSAKSEKISEVTLKPKQQIVFNKGTSSLASKEILDLQPVIKKRDGILSYDGTPVGEVVADLKKYYDVPIELENRSAMCLCYGEFDTNRPIKIVLSQLAAAIGANVVTENNKYTIVGGCDER, encoded by the coding sequence ATGATTACCTATCGACAAACTTTGATGTCCTTCGGGTGCTCGTTCCGAATTACTTCGGAAAGCCAATTTGCGGTTTTCACCCTGCGTGTAATTGCAGCAAACAAATGGCCCATTAAAATAATTTATTTATTCAATAGCCCTATTTTCTCTTATGTTTTATTTTGTTGTGGAGTAACACAACAAATGAAGGATCAAATCTATATAAAAAGTCTCTTTAAAAAGTACCTCGACGTTGAGTGTACTCGTGACGAGATCAATGAACTGTTTAAGCTAATCAGCAAAAAGGAAAATGAGGAACTTTTTAATTCCCTGATTGGTGATGAACTCTCGAAAGACACCCTAAAGCCGCTAAAAGCTGAACAAGAAGATAAGATTATTATCAAAGTTAAATCTGTCATACTTAGCGAAATTCGGGCACAAATGCCCCAAAAGTCTAATCCATCCAAATTTTCCTATAAAATAGCCAATGCCTGGTTGAAGATCGCCGCTTTGTGGCTGGTGATCGGATCAGCCACTTTATTTTTGTTTTACCGGCATTTTAGGGATAGTTACGATGCTCAAATCAAAAATCCCTCAAAACAATTAGTTACCCAAAACGGCCAGAGAAAACTAATTAAGCTATTCGATGGAACCAAGATATGGCTTTGCCCGTCCAGCACCCTTAATTATGAAGATCAGTTAGTTAATAGTTATCGTGTAGTTTCGCTGGACGGCGAAGCCTTTTTTGAGGTAGCTAAGGATAAAAAACATCCTTTTATAATCCATAGCGGGCGGATGCAGACACAGGTTGTCGGTACATCTTTCAATATCAAATCCGATAGCAAGCTTAATACCTATTCCGTTACGGTTGTGACAGGCATCGTAAAGGTGGCTGTTATGTCTGCCAAGTCGGAAAAAATATCGGAAGTGACGCTGAAGCCCAAACAACAAATAGTTTTTAATAAAGGCACGTCCTCTCTGGCCAGCAAGGAAATACTTGATTTGCAACCTGTGATTAAAAAGCGGGACGGTATACTGAGTTACGACGGTACTCCAGTGGGTGAAGTTGTGGCTGATTTAAAAAAGTATTATGATGTACCCATCGAACTGGAAAACAGATCTGCCATGTGTCTTTGCTATGGTGAATTTGATACCAATAGGCCGATTAAGATTGTGCTCAGCCAGCTGGCAGCAGCGATTGGTGCCAATGTAGTTACAGAGAATAATAAATATACGATAGTGGGAGGATGTGATGAAAGATAG
- the ltrA gene encoding group II intron reverse transcriptase/maturase: protein MNTAIRPMYEWNTINWTKVQRNVFKLQKRIYQASMRGDIISMRKLQKLLLKSNAAKLLAVRKVTQDNQGKKTAGVDGVRKLTPVQRMKLSNQDLLEAKVKPTRRIWIPKPNSDEKRPLGIPVMKDRAAQALVKLALESEWEARFEPNSYGFRPGRSVHDAIEAIFLSIKSKPKYVLDADIEKCFDKISHEKLLTKLNTIPSLRRLIRAWLKAGVLEDDVFNQTEQGTPQGGVISPLLANIALHGMEQIVKEKFPVRGGPILIRYADDFLVFHKDLAVINHCKAAIELWLADIDLNLKEEKTRIAHTLLQDEHGNRGFDFLGMHIGQYNVGKTHTGKSNYGKPLGFKTFIRPSKKSQKKQHKAIQNIVRRNRTIEQERLIEQLNPVIRGWSKFHSTVVSKRVFSNMSHKLFQSLRRWANRRHPNKTQTWVNRKYWRLETGRWTFAARKGKPLRLYSETPIIRHVKVKENRSPYDGDWSYWGARLGRYPTLSNRKAMLLRKQKGRCSICKLQFTLGDDMDTDHIIPLYLGGKDIWANVQLLHAHCHVTKTRKDSLLHIND, encoded by the coding sequence ATGAACACGGCAATACGACCGATGTATGAATGGAACACAATTAACTGGACGAAGGTTCAGCGTAATGTTTTCAAGCTGCAAAAACGGATTTATCAGGCAAGCATGCGCGGAGATATAATATCTATGCGCAAACTACAAAAACTGTTATTGAAATCTAATGCCGCCAAGCTATTGGCGGTTAGGAAAGTAACACAGGACAATCAAGGCAAGAAAACAGCGGGTGTTGATGGTGTAAGAAAACTAACGCCGGTGCAGCGAATGAAACTTAGCAACCAAGACTTATTGGAAGCAAAGGTTAAACCAACTCGCCGAATATGGATTCCGAAACCAAACAGCGATGAAAAACGCCCTTTGGGCATACCCGTTATGAAAGACCGTGCTGCACAGGCATTGGTTAAATTAGCCCTTGAATCCGAATGGGAAGCGAGGTTTGAACCCAATAGTTATGGGTTTAGGCCTGGTCGCTCAGTCCATGATGCTATTGAAGCAATCTTTTTATCAATCAAAAGTAAGCCTAAGTATGTATTAGATGCCGATATCGAGAAATGCTTTGATAAAATCAGTCATGAAAAACTGTTAACAAAGTTAAATACCATTCCCAGCCTAAGAAGATTGATTAGGGCTTGGTTAAAAGCCGGGGTGTTAGAGGATGATGTATTTAACCAGACTGAACAAGGCACGCCGCAAGGCGGTGTGATTTCTCCATTGTTGGCTAACATTGCTTTACACGGCATGGAACAAATCGTTAAAGAGAAATTCCCTGTTCGCGGCGGCCCAATACTTATTAGATATGCTGATGACTTCTTAGTCTTTCATAAAGATCTCGCGGTTATAAATCATTGTAAGGCAGCTATAGAATTATGGCTTGCAGATATTGATTTAAACCTGAAAGAGGAAAAGACGAGAATTGCACACACCTTACTACAGGATGAACATGGCAACCGGGGATTCGACTTTTTAGGTATGCACATTGGCCAATACAATGTTGGCAAAACGCATACAGGAAAAAGCAACTATGGGAAGCCTCTCGGCTTCAAAACTTTTATTAGGCCATCGAAAAAGTCTCAAAAGAAACAACATAAAGCCATACAAAACATTGTACGTCGTAATCGTACAATCGAACAAGAACGCCTGATAGAACAACTTAATCCTGTCATAAGGGGATGGAGTAAATTTCATTCAACAGTTGTATCAAAGAGGGTGTTTAGTAATATGTCACATAAGTTGTTTCAATCTTTGAGGCGATGGGCGAATCGAAGACACCCGAATAAGACCCAAACTTGGGTAAACCGCAAGTACTGGCGATTGGAAACCGGTCGTTGGACATTTGCTGCTCGTAAAGGGAAGCCTCTTAGACTCTATAGTGAAACTCCAATCATTAGGCACGTCAAAGTTAAAGAGAACCGCTCACCATACGATGGTGACTGGTCTTATTGGGGAGCAAGGCTTGGTAGATACCCTACGTTATCAAACAGAAAAGCCATGCTTTTGAGGAAACAGAAAGGTCGATGTTCAATATGCAAATTACAGTTTACATTAGGCGATGATATGGATACCGACCATATTATTCCTTTGTATTTGGGAGGAAAAGATATATGGGCTAATGTGCAACTATTACATGCTCATTGTCATGTGACCAAAACGAGGAAAGACAGCTTGCTTCATATAAATGATTAA
- a CDS encoding RNA polymerase sigma factor, with protein sequence MITENVNITFLLQQLQQGSERAFAKIYDHCSRPLYRNILFLVKEEEVAQELLQELFLTVWTRREQIDPDKAFWPYLYMVARWLVLNHFQKVARDKRLIDHLIITTVDHVTNAEENMIDQETYELLMRAIEDLPPQRKQVFKLCKFEGKSYQEASEILGISTSTIRNQIVSANKSVKEFFLLNTDLTVFLIVSVVLYRINP encoded by the coding sequence ATGATCACTGAAAATGTAAATATCACTTTTCTTCTTCAGCAACTGCAACAAGGCAGTGAGCGAGCTTTTGCCAAGATTTACGATCATTGTAGCAGGCCCTTGTACCGCAATATTTTGTTTTTAGTGAAAGAGGAGGAAGTTGCTCAGGAGCTTTTGCAAGAGCTTTTTTTAACTGTGTGGACAAGGCGTGAACAAATTGACCCCGATAAAGCATTTTGGCCATACCTATACATGGTTGCGCGATGGCTGGTGTTGAACCATTTTCAAAAAGTTGCCCGTGATAAACGACTCATCGACCATTTGATAATAACTACGGTAGATCATGTTACCAACGCTGAAGAAAACATGATCGACCAGGAAACCTACGAGCTTTTAATGAGGGCTATAGAAGATTTACCACCACAACGCAAGCAGGTTTTTAAGCTGTGTAAGTTTGAAGGTAAAAGCTATCAGGAAGCAAGTGAAATTTTGGGAATCTCCACCTCAACAATTCGCAATCAGATTGTGTCAGCCAATAAATCTGTAAAAGAATTTTTTCTATTAAATACTGATTTGACTGTCTTTCTGATAGTATCTGTAGTACTATATCGCATTAATCCATAG